A genomic segment from Rahnella aceris encodes:
- a CDS encoding bifunctional tRNA (adenosine(37)-C2)-methyltransferase TrmG/ribosomal RNA large subunit methyltransferase RlmN — protein sequence MLESNTSEPILSENNAVSAEAVNTVVPAAAKINLLDLNRKQMREFFINMGEKPFRADQVMKWMYHYCSDDFEQMTDINKALREKLARVAEIRAPEVASEQRSTDGTIKWAIQVGGQLVETVYIPDGDRATLCVSSQVGCALECTFCSTAQQGFNRNLRVSEIIGQVWRAAKIIGAAKVAGTRPITNVVMMGMGEPLLNLNNVVPAMEIMLDDFGFGLSKRRVTLSTSGVVPALDKLGDMIDVALAISLHAPNDAIRDEIVPINRKYNIDTFLAAVERYISKSNANQGRVTIEYVMLDHINDGTEHAHELAERLKNTPCKINLIPWNPFPGAPYGRSSNSRIDRFSKVLMDYGFTVIVRKTRGDDIDAACGQLAGDVIDRTKRTLKKKMAGEQQISVKAV from the coding sequence ATGTTAGAATCCAACACGTCCGAGCCAATTTTGTCTGAAAATAACGCTGTTTCCGCAGAAGCCGTGAATACTGTCGTGCCTGCTGCCGCAAAAATTAACCTTCTTGACCTTAACCGCAAGCAAATGCGTGAGTTCTTCATCAACATGGGCGAAAAACCGTTCCGTGCTGATCAGGTCATGAAGTGGATGTATCACTACTGCAGCGATGATTTCGAGCAAATGACCGATATCAATAAGGCGCTGCGTGAAAAGCTGGCCCGCGTTGCAGAAATTCGTGCACCGGAAGTCGCGTCAGAACAACGTTCAACTGACGGCACCATCAAGTGGGCGATTCAGGTGGGCGGACAACTGGTTGAAACCGTGTATATCCCGGACGGCGACCGTGCGACGCTTTGCGTTTCCTCTCAGGTCGGCTGTGCACTGGAATGTACTTTCTGTTCCACGGCGCAACAGGGCTTTAACCGTAACCTGCGTGTGTCCGAAATTATTGGTCAGGTATGGCGTGCGGCAAAAATTATCGGTGCGGCGAAAGTGGCCGGTACGCGCCCCATCACCAACGTGGTGATGATGGGCATGGGCGAACCTTTGCTGAACCTCAATAACGTGGTTCCGGCCATGGAAATCATGCTCGACGATTTCGGTTTCGGTTTGTCAAAACGTCGCGTGACGCTTTCCACATCGGGTGTCGTCCCTGCGCTGGACAAGCTGGGCGATATGATTGATGTCGCGCTGGCGATTTCCCTGCATGCACCTAACGACGCCATTCGTGACGAAATTGTGCCGATCAACCGCAAGTACAATATCGATACCTTCCTGGCCGCGGTTGAGCGTTATATTAGCAAATCCAACGCCAATCAGGGCCGCGTTACCATCGAATACGTTATGCTGGATCACATCAATGATGGCACCGAGCATGCGCATGAACTGGCTGAGCGTCTGAAGAATACGCCATGCAAAATCAACCTGATCCCATGGAACCCGTTCCCGGGCGCGCCGTATGGCCGCAGCTCGAACAGCCGTATTGATCGTTTCTCTAAAGTGCTGATGGATTATGGCTTTACAGTTATCGTGCGCAAAACCCGTGGTGATGACATTGATGCCGCGTGTGGTCAGCTGGCCGGTGATGTTATCGACCGTACCAAACGTACGTTGAAGAAAAAAATGGCAGGCGAGCAACAGATTTCCGTAAAAGCCGTCTGA
- the ndk gene encoding nucleoside-diphosphate kinase yields the protein MTIERTFSIIKPNSVANNDIGAIYARFERAGFTIIASKMLKLTKEQAEGFYAEHKGRPFFDGLVEFMTSGPIMVQVLEGENAVQRNRDIMGATNPDNALAGTLRADFADSFTANAVHGSDAVESAQREIAYFFTESEICPR from the coding sequence ATGACTATCGAACGCACTTTCTCCATCATCAAGCCAAACTCCGTAGCTAACAACGACATCGGTGCTATCTACGCACGTTTCGAACGCGCTGGCTTCACCATCATCGCGTCTAAAATGCTGAAATTGACGAAAGAACAAGCTGAAGGCTTCTACGCAGAACACAAAGGCCGTCCGTTCTTCGACGGTCTGGTTGAGTTCATGACCTCTGGCCCGATCATGGTTCAGGTTCTGGAAGGTGAAAACGCGGTTCAGCGTAACCGTGACATCATGGGCGCAACTAACCCGGACAACGCACTGGCTGGCACACTGCGTGCAGACTTCGCGGATAGCTTCACTGCTAACGCGGTTCACGGTTCTGACGCTGTAGAATCTGCACAACGCGAAATCGCTTACTTCTTTACCGAAAGCGAAATCTGCCCGCGTTAA